A DNA window from Janibacter sp. A1S7 contains the following coding sequences:
- a CDS encoding SRPBCC domain-containing protein, whose protein sequence is MDAVHETLHFTQEIDAPIDTVWAAYADVDSRREWSVPAGEEIVYDLADFTTGGEDIYRCGPPDDLSNLGAHRYHLIDAPHRLIYSDAVQRDGELMAVALLTWELEATEAGTRITVVDQVTSLVGQGMVEGHHNGHTKTLAQLANWLS, encoded by the coding sequence ATGGATGCAGTACACGAGACCCTGCACTTCACGCAGGAGATCGACGCACCAATCGATACGGTGTGGGCGGCCTACGCTGACGTCGACAGTCGCCGCGAATGGTCCGTGCCCGCAGGTGAAGAGATCGTCTACGATCTTGCCGACTTCACGACGGGGGGTGAAGACATCTACCGATGCGGTCCACCGGACGACCTGTCCAACCTCGGTGCGCATCGCTACCACCTGATCGACGCTCCCCACCGCCTGATCTACAGCGACGCGGTCCAACGAGACGGAGAACTGATGGCCGTGGCGCTGCTGACGTGGGAGCTCGAAGCGACCGAGGCCGGCACCCGGATCACGGTGGTTGACCAAGTCACCTCGCTCGTGGGACAAGGCATGGTCGAGGGACACCACAATGGGCACACCAAAACGCTCGCTCAACTCGCTAACTGGCTGAGTTGA
- a CDS encoding putative glycolipid-binding domain-containing protein, which yields MTAQTYAWERDDEGRGHSFARVEEHPAGWTVHGTEVLVGEETLACTFRVRLDPDWHTREVEVAAVDASGERRLVLGASDGRWEVDGVYDPGLDGCVDVDVAATPLTNAFPIRRLASLPPGESRTSPVAWVEVPSLRVRRVDQTYQRLSPAANGGAQWEYGDPDHGTFRLTVDEGGVVIDYEGFARRIG from the coding sequence GTGACAGCGCAGACGTACGCGTGGGAGCGCGACGACGAGGGCCGCGGGCACAGCTTCGCCCGGGTCGAGGAGCATCCGGCCGGCTGGACGGTCCACGGCACCGAAGTGCTCGTCGGCGAGGAAACCCTCGCGTGCACCTTCCGCGTACGGCTCGACCCGGACTGGCACACGCGCGAGGTCGAGGTGGCGGCCGTTGATGCGAGTGGCGAGCGTCGCCTCGTGCTGGGCGCCTCCGACGGGCGTTGGGAGGTCGACGGCGTCTATGATCCGGGGCTCGATGGCTGCGTCGACGTCGACGTGGCGGCCACGCCACTCACCAACGCGTTCCCGATCCGGCGGCTGGCCTCCCTTCCACCCGGTGAATCGCGGACCTCACCTGTGGCCTGGGTCGAGGTCCCGTCGCTGCGGGTGCGCCGGGTTGACCAGACCTATCAGCGGCTCTCGCCCGCCGCCAACGGTGGGGCGCAGTGGGAGTACGGCGACCCCGACCACGGCACGTTCCGGCTCACTGTCGATGAGGGTGGGGTCGTGATCGACTACGAGGGTTTCGCGCGCCGGATCGGATGA
- a CDS encoding class I SAM-dependent methyltransferase, with translation MTSSDVWTVEQAKRYDSEDGMFSPEVLAPTVDALVAMADGGRVLELAIGTGRVAVPLRARGVSVAGIELSAAMVEQLRTKVTPEEIPVAIGDMATTPVKGEFSLVYLVYDTIGNLCTQQEQVECFRNAARHLSPGGRFVVEVGVPSLRRLPPGQAAVPFDVSDKHLGFDTYDLVSQQAGSHHLTRQADGTYLRGTHNYRYVWPSELDLMAQLAGMQLERRTQDWVATPFTSQSEGHVSVWRLTS, from the coding sequence ATGACAAGCAGCGATGTGTGGACCGTCGAGCAGGCCAAGCGCTACGACTCCGAAGATGGCATGTTCAGTCCCGAGGTCCTCGCGCCGACTGTCGATGCCCTCGTGGCCATGGCCGATGGGGGCCGGGTCCTGGAATTGGCCATCGGCACCGGGCGGGTGGCCGTGCCCCTTCGGGCACGGGGAGTGTCCGTCGCCGGGATCGAACTGTCGGCTGCGATGGTCGAGCAGCTGCGCACCAAAGTCACGCCTGAGGAGATCCCGGTGGCTATCGGTGACATGGCGACCACCCCGGTCAAGGGCGAGTTCTCGCTCGTCTATCTCGTCTACGACACCATCGGGAACCTGTGCACGCAGCAGGAGCAGGTCGAGTGCTTCCGGAACGCGGCGCGGCACCTATCTCCTGGTGGACGTTTCGTCGTTGAGGTCGGCGTTCCATCTCTTCGCCGGTTACCGCCAGGTCAGGCTGCCGTGCCTTTCGACGTCTCCGACAAACACTTGGGCTTCGACACCTACGACCTGGTGAGTCAGCAAGCGGGCTCGCACCACCTCACCCGACAGGCCGACGGAACCTACCTCCGTGGGACACACAACTACCGCTATGTCTGGCCCAGTGAGCTCGATCTCATGGCGCAGCTCGCCGGGATGCAACTCGAGCGCCGTACACAGGACTGGGTCGCAACGCCCTTCACCTCCCAGAGCGAAGGCCATGTCAGCGTCTGGCGGCTCACCTCATAG
- a CDS encoding ABC transporter ATP-binding protein, whose translation MNPSTTPVRSYRNPTTNGARLAAHAVSFAYGGGSARVAHDWSAEFRAGEVSAITGPSGCGKSTRLYLLALMLGLDGGIVELDGHRVDDLPDAERARLRATRFGFVFQDAALDSTRSVMDNVLEAALYRGQDPADLRPRAETLLAQMGVDIPVDRRPGQISGGQAQRIAVCRALVGAPDVVFADEPTGNLDPGSAAAVLGMLREHADSGAAVVIVTHDPDIASWADQHLPLTSHQSLSA comes from the coding sequence ATGAACCCGTCCACCACGCCAGTGCGGAGCTATCGCAACCCGACGACCAATGGTGCACGCCTGGCCGCACATGCAGTGAGCTTCGCTTACGGCGGGGGTTCGGCGCGTGTGGCCCACGACTGGTCTGCCGAGTTCCGTGCAGGTGAGGTGAGCGCTATCACCGGTCCTTCCGGATGCGGGAAGTCCACTCGGCTCTACCTGCTGGCGCTGATGCTCGGCCTGGACGGCGGCATCGTAGAACTTGATGGACACCGCGTAGACGACCTGCCGGACGCCGAACGGGCGCGCCTGCGTGCCACGCGGTTCGGGTTCGTCTTCCAAGACGCCGCGCTGGACTCCACCCGCAGTGTGATGGACAACGTCTTGGAGGCGGCGCTCTATCGCGGTCAGGACCCGGCTGACCTTCGACCCCGCGCCGAGACTCTGCTCGCACAGATGGGCGTCGACATCCCCGTCGACCGGCGCCCGGGACAGATCTCCGGGGGCCAGGCGCAGCGCATCGCGGTCTGTCGCGCACTCGTCGGGGCCCCGGACGTCGTCTTCGCCGACGAGCCCACCGGAAATTTGGATCCGGGCAGCGCAGCAGCAGTACTTGGCATGCTGCGTGAACACGCTGACAGCGGCGCCGCGGTGGTGATCGTCACCCACGACCCGGACATCGCCTCGTGGGCCGATCAGCATCTCCCGCTCACCTCGCACCAGAGCCTCAGCGCATGA
- a CDS encoding BCCT family transporter has protein sequence MSESSNATDGRSPNHHDDPDPRTEDERIADQLRAHGVRLGPGGIAPRVFWPSLIIVVAVSLFSIVFSETAGELWNSIQSNIVSGFGWFYTLAIASFVVFAIFLAVSRFGNITLGREHEKPEFNLVSWFAMLFAAGMGIGLVFYGVAEPLTFYTSPKPGVEGSEAELANQAMAQTFLHWGLHPWAVYVIVGLSLAYAIHRKGRPVSLRWALEPLLGDRVKGWIGDVVDILAIVGTLFGVATSLGLGVTQVSTGLMELGVIDEASNTFMVVLIAVITAIATLSVISGVGKGIQWLSNLNLGLAAIFLVSILALGPTLFLLRDFVQSIGAYSANLLPNTFDAFAYTGQAGLDWAGGWTIFYWGWWIAWSPFVGVFIARISRGRTVREFVTGALLVPTLLGFVWFTVLGGTAIHRERTVGDLVPDDGLVAEVALFDTLATLPLGSLLSTIAIILVIVFFVTSSDSGSLVVDMLASGGHPDPPTWSRVLFAVLEGVVASALLLAGGTEGLSALQAGSVATGAPFAIVIVFIMIALYKALKSEHRVILDTELRMRRRAMAGELTENFDDVFGEQVDDRIDYALRSTKGIWTRERTPVTTVTRARERENGHDKGQST, from the coding sequence ATGAGCGAATCGTCGAACGCCACCGACGGTCGAAGCCCGAACCACCACGATGATCCCGACCCGCGCACGGAGGACGAGCGCATCGCCGACCAGCTCCGTGCACACGGCGTCCGGCTGGGTCCGGGTGGCATCGCCCCGAGGGTGTTCTGGCCCTCGCTGATCATCGTCGTCGCCGTCTCCCTCTTCTCGATCGTCTTCAGCGAGACGGCCGGCGAGCTGTGGAACTCGATCCAGAGCAACATCGTGAGTGGCTTCGGCTGGTTCTACACCCTGGCCATCGCGTCCTTCGTCGTCTTCGCGATCTTCCTCGCGGTGAGTCGGTTCGGAAACATCACCCTCGGACGTGAGCACGAGAAGCCGGAGTTCAATCTGGTGTCCTGGTTCGCGATGCTCTTCGCAGCCGGGATGGGGATCGGTCTGGTCTTCTACGGCGTCGCCGAGCCGCTGACGTTCTACACCAGCCCCAAGCCGGGCGTCGAGGGAAGCGAGGCCGAGCTGGCCAACCAGGCCATGGCCCAGACCTTCCTGCACTGGGGACTGCACCCGTGGGCCGTGTACGTCATCGTCGGCCTGTCCCTCGCCTACGCGATCCACCGCAAGGGTCGTCCCGTCTCCCTGCGGTGGGCGCTCGAGCCGCTCCTCGGCGATCGCGTCAAGGGCTGGATCGGTGACGTCGTCGACATCCTGGCCATCGTGGGCACCCTCTTCGGTGTCGCCACCTCGCTGGGTCTGGGCGTCACCCAGGTCTCGACCGGGCTGATGGAGCTGGGCGTCATCGACGAGGCCTCCAACACCTTCATGGTCGTCCTCATCGCGGTCATCACCGCCATCGCCACCCTCTCGGTCATCAGTGGCGTGGGCAAGGGCATCCAGTGGTTGTCCAACCTCAACCTCGGTCTGGCCGCGATCTTCCTCGTCTCGATCCTCGCGCTCGGCCCCACCCTGTTCCTGCTGCGCGACTTCGTCCAGTCGATCGGTGCCTACAGCGCCAACCTCCTGCCGAACACCTTCGACGCCTTTGCCTACACCGGGCAGGCAGGCCTCGACTGGGCCGGTGGATGGACCATCTTCTACTGGGGATGGTGGATCGCCTGGTCCCCCTTCGTCGGCGTCTTCATCGCCCGGATCTCACGGGGACGCACGGTCCGTGAGTTCGTGACCGGTGCACTGCTCGTGCCGACGCTGCTGGGTTTCGTGTGGTTCACCGTGCTGGGCGGGACCGCCATCCACCGGGAGCGCACGGTCGGGGACCTCGTGCCGGACGACGGCCTCGTGGCCGAGGTCGCCCTGTTCGACACGCTGGCGACGCTGCCCCTGGGGAGCCTCCTGTCGACCATCGCCATCATCCTGGTGATCGTCTTCTTCGTCACCTCGTCCGACTCGGGCTCCCTCGTCGTGGACATGCTCGCCTCCGGTGGGCACCCTGACCCGCCGACCTGGAGCCGGGTGCTGTTCGCCGTCCTCGAGGGAGTCGTGGCGAGCGCCCTGCTCCTGGCCGGAGGAACAGAGGGTCTGTCCGCACTGCAGGCGGGCTCGGTCGCGACGGGTGCGCCCTTCGCGATCGTGATCGTCTTCATCATGATCGCGCTGTACAAGGCCCTCAAGAGCGAGCACCGGGTGATCCTCGACACCGAGTTGCGGATGCGCCGCCGGGCGATGGCCGGAGAGCTCACGGAGAACTTCGACGACGTCTTCGGCGAGCAGGTCGACGACCGCATCGACTACGCGCTCAGGAGCACCAAGGGCATCTGGACCCGGGAGCGCACTCCCGTCACGACGGTCACCAGGGCCCGCGAGCGCGAGAACGGGCACGACAAGGGTCAATCGACCTGA
- a CDS encoding ABC transporter permease, producing MTAAYAVEALKLRRSRVVAVATVTLLMVPALLARAFLIAAEAGGADPTSAKAALLLPGVGWTGYLGGLIQIYATAGVIGSGIVVGWCFGREYADRTIVSLYASATPRASVARAKLVLLAVWSVVVGVGGAGAACVIGIASGLGLPDAADGRVLLRLAALAVLSGFLALPVALPASIGRGYLPAVGGVLALVVAAQVAMVAGAGQWWPWSIAAMWAMGADSGMEPVAPAWLTVVPLVAALGAWATVAWWRRAEVL from the coding sequence ATGACCGCGGCGTACGCCGTCGAGGCGCTCAAGCTGCGACGCTCCCGAGTAGTGGCCGTGGCGACGGTGACCCTCCTGATGGTGCCGGCTCTGCTCGCTCGCGCCTTCCTGATCGCCGCTGAGGCAGGTGGCGCCGACCCGACGAGCGCCAAGGCAGCCCTGCTGCTGCCAGGCGTCGGCTGGACCGGTTATCTCGGTGGCCTGATCCAGATCTACGCCACTGCCGGCGTGATCGGCTCCGGCATCGTGGTCGGGTGGTGTTTCGGACGGGAGTACGCCGACCGCACCATCGTTTCCCTGTACGCTTCGGCGACCCCACGTGCCTCGGTCGCACGGGCCAAGCTGGTGCTCCTCGCGGTGTGGTCCGTCGTCGTGGGCGTCGGCGGGGCTGGAGCAGCCTGCGTGATCGGGATCGCCTCCGGCCTCGGGCTCCCCGACGCGGCCGACGGACGTGTCCTCCTGCGGCTCGCGGCACTGGCGGTCCTGTCCGGGTTCCTTGCTCTTCCCGTCGCTCTGCCTGCCAGCATCGGTCGCGGCTACCTGCCTGCCGTTGGCGGTGTGTTGGCGCTCGTTGTCGCGGCCCAGGTCGCGATGGTGGCCGGCGCGGGCCAGTGGTGGCCTTGGTCGATCGCCGCAATGTGGGCCATGGGCGCCGACTCGGGGATGGAGCCGGTCGCCCCCGCGTGGCTGACGGTGGTGCCATTGGTCGCCGCCCTGGGTGCGTGGGCCACGGTCGCGTGGTGGCGGCGGGCCGAGGTGCTCTGA
- a CDS encoding NUDIX domain-containing protein produces the protein MPRTSAGLLPFITAKGVTRVFLGRMGGPAWTHRPRAWTVIKGEHGPGEDALAAAEREFLEEVGTPPPVGPRLDLGEVRQSGGKRVRVWAVEADLSLGFVSSNLVTMQWPPRSGHHVSFPEIERAEWCEVGRAHELIVAAQREFLDRLVDLAER, from the coding sequence GTGCCCCGTACGAGCGCCGGTCTCCTCCCCTTCATCACGGCGAAGGGGGTCACCCGCGTCTTCCTCGGACGCATGGGCGGACCGGCCTGGACACATCGCCCCCGGGCGTGGACGGTGATCAAGGGCGAGCACGGACCGGGCGAGGACGCGCTGGCCGCGGCGGAGCGGGAGTTCCTCGAGGAGGTCGGAACCCCACCGCCGGTCGGCCCCCGTCTCGACCTCGGCGAGGTGCGCCAGTCGGGAGGGAAGCGGGTCCGCGTCTGGGCCGTGGAGGCCGACCTGTCGTTGGGCTTCGTCTCGAGCAACCTGGTGACGATGCAGTGGCCACCACGATCCGGTCACCACGTCTCCTTCCCGGAGATCGAGCGGGCCGAGTGGTGCGAGGTGGGTAGGGCACACGAGCTCATCGTGGCGGCGCAGAGAGAGTTCCTCGATCGCCTGGTGGACCTGGCTGAGCGCTAG
- a CDS encoding IS110 family transposase produces MHARSVAAAAIDGVTGELFQAKLTPSREHVISWVQALPGPVAVTYEAGPTGFGLYRALTQAGVRCEVAAPSKLQKPSGDRVKTDAKDALHLARLLRLDEVTSVAIPSVDQEAARDLVRAREDCRGDLMRARHRLSKLLLRHGIVYYGGAAWTGKHDVWLRTEALAQLTSQATRVTFDSDYEAVLTVKARRDRLNAAIQEMAEDGEYTDLVHRLGCLRGVGALTGFALAVEVGDWHRFTGNSIGSFVGLVPSEYSSGSSRVQGSITKTGNTHVRRLLVEAAWHHRPSYRIGKTMRDRWDLAPAAAKSRGDAGNRRLHERWVRFNERKKRPTIANVAIARELAGWCWSLAVLEEPSMS; encoded by the coding sequence GTGCACGCACGATCGGTCGCGGCGGCGGCGATCGATGGCGTCACGGGCGAGCTGTTCCAAGCGAAGCTGACTCCATCACGCGAGCACGTCATCTCCTGGGTGCAGGCCCTGCCGGGCCCTGTGGCGGTGACCTATGAGGCCGGGCCGACCGGATTCGGGCTGTACCGGGCACTGACCCAGGCGGGGGTCCGCTGCGAGGTCGCCGCGCCGAGCAAGCTGCAAAAGCCCTCTGGTGATCGGGTCAAGACCGACGCCAAGGACGCGCTCCACTTGGCTCGACTGTTGCGGCTGGACGAGGTCACCTCGGTGGCGATCCCGAGCGTGGATCAGGAGGCCGCCCGGGACTTGGTCCGTGCCCGTGAGGATTGTCGCGGTGACCTGATGCGGGCTCGGCACCGGTTGTCGAAGTTGTTGCTGCGTCACGGGATCGTCTACTACGGCGGCGCGGCGTGGACGGGCAAGCACGATGTGTGGCTACGCACCGAGGCGCTGGCGCAGCTGACCAGCCAAGCCACCCGAGTGACCTTCGACTCCGATTACGAGGCCGTGTTGACGGTCAAGGCACGCCGCGATCGACTCAACGCGGCGATCCAGGAAATGGCCGAGGACGGCGAGTACACCGACCTGGTGCACCGGCTTGGGTGCCTGCGCGGGGTTGGTGCCCTGACCGGTTTCGCGTTGGCGGTCGAGGTCGGCGACTGGCACCGGTTCACCGGTAACAGCATCGGGTCTTTCGTCGGGCTCGTACCCAGCGAGTACTCCTCCGGCAGCTCGCGCGTGCAGGGATCGATCACCAAGACCGGCAACACCCATGTACGTCGGTTGCTGGTCGAGGCCGCGTGGCACCACCGCCCCAGCTACCGAATCGGCAAGACCATGCGTGATCGGTGGGACCTGGCCCCCGCTGCCGCGAAGTCCCGCGGGGACGCGGGCAACCGGCGCCTGCACGAGCGGTGGGTGAGGTTCAACGAACGCAAGAAGAGGCCCACTATCGCCAACGTCGCGATCGCTCGCGAACTGGCCGGCTGGTGCTGGTCCCTGGCAGTGCTCGAGGAGCCGTCCATGTCATAG
- a CDS encoding peptidoglycan-binding domain-containing protein: MAIVLVTGVALGWSGRELLLPPDPLPQGRDFSVVKADEGEVERSLNLNVSAQWSGGPEVINAADGVLTERAVEDGSTVGAGDVLYTMDLKPVIVAEGTVPAFRDLISGHEGADVQQLQALLVHAGVRDAEPTGTFDDATLAQLKEWQQQEDLPWTGTVPLGSMVFVPELPRAVAWGETPPAPTDQFGGPSSGEGGSESSATVGSRLAPGTVVARLLPKRPEFTMTIPANQLSMVERGTPVAIHAEDVAWRARVGRVGEPDQEGSAVAQVLPAKGKKSICGKQCHLVPINGGSLPTEVIAVPPTTGTVVPTAALVVGDDGSAAVVTEDGDQVEVQVKASAGGQAVVTGIDAGTRVRVPGQSDPAAVTP, encoded by the coding sequence GTGGCCATTGTCCTGGTCACGGGTGTGGCGCTCGGATGGTCAGGTCGCGAGTTGCTGCTGCCTCCTGATCCGTTGCCGCAGGGCCGGGACTTCTCCGTGGTCAAGGCTGACGAGGGTGAGGTTGAGCGATCGCTCAACCTCAATGTCTCAGCTCAGTGGTCGGGGGGGCCCGAGGTCATCAACGCCGCTGATGGCGTGCTGACCGAGCGTGCGGTGGAGGACGGTTCCACCGTGGGCGCGGGTGATGTCCTCTACACCATGGACCTCAAGCCGGTCATCGTGGCTGAAGGCACCGTTCCCGCGTTTCGAGATTTGATCTCGGGCCATGAGGGCGCCGATGTGCAGCAGTTGCAGGCACTCCTCGTTCACGCCGGCGTGCGGGACGCCGAGCCCACCGGAACCTTCGATGACGCCACACTGGCGCAATTGAAGGAGTGGCAGCAGCAGGAAGATCTCCCATGGACCGGGACGGTGCCGCTCGGCTCCATGGTGTTCGTTCCGGAGTTGCCGCGCGCTGTCGCTTGGGGCGAGACTCCACCGGCGCCGACGGATCAGTTCGGTGGACCATCGAGCGGGGAGGGCGGCAGCGAGTCGTCGGCGACCGTCGGCTCGCGGTTGGCGCCGGGCACGGTGGTGGCGCGATTGTTGCCGAAGCGTCCCGAGTTCACCATGACGATCCCCGCGAATCAGCTCAGCATGGTCGAGCGGGGCACGCCCGTTGCCATCCACGCTGAGGACGTGGCCTGGCGAGCCAGAGTGGGCCGGGTCGGTGAGCCGGATCAGGAGGGCTCGGCCGTCGCCCAGGTCCTCCCTGCCAAGGGTAAGAAGAGCATCTGTGGCAAGCAGTGCCACCTCGTTCCCATCAACGGTGGATCGCTTCCGACCGAGGTGATCGCCGTGCCGCCCACCACAGGCACGGTCGTTCCCACGGCGGCGCTGGTGGTCGGCGATGACGGATCCGCTGCCGTCGTCACCGAGGATGGTGACCAGGTAGAGGTCCAAGTGAAGGCTTCCGCAGGTGGCCAAGCCGTCGTCACCGGCATCGATGCCGGTACCCGAGTCCGCGTCCCGGGACAGTCCGACCCGGCAGCCGTGACCCCATGA
- a CDS encoding RCC1-like domain-containing protein, which translates to MSAGSIHTLGLRSGGTVVSTGNNADGQCSVSGWESIQAGP; encoded by the coding sequence GTGTCGGCAGGATCTATCCACACGCTGGGATTGCGCAGCGGCGGCACTGTTGTCAGCACCGGCAACAACGCCGATGGCCAGTGCTCGGTCAGCGGCTGGGAGAGCATCCAAGCTGGGCCTTGA
- a CDS encoding ABC transporter ATP-binding protein: MSALQIRHLAHRYGNTAVLHDVDLSIARGEVHALVGFNGAGKSTLMRAALGMIRPDGGVVRIDGVEVAHLDNAGWGRVGHLIDTPFVYPELTVRENLWAAARLHGVPAAAAGARADRVLADLELGQWAERRASTLSQGNRQRVGLGSALVHGPRLLVLDEPTSTLDPAGVLLLRELLLARVATGAAALVSSHHLDEVARIAARVSVIHDGTIVGELDPHGVDLERAFFAMVHAADEEARRVETLR, translated from the coding sequence ATGAGCGCTCTGCAGATCCGTCACCTGGCCCACCGCTACGGCAACACTGCCGTGCTGCACGATGTCGACCTGAGCATCGCTCGTGGCGAGGTGCACGCGCTGGTCGGCTTCAACGGGGCGGGGAAGTCGACCCTGATGCGCGCTGCCCTGGGAATGATCCGGCCTGACGGTGGTGTCGTCCGCATCGATGGTGTCGAGGTTGCCCACCTTGACAACGCGGGGTGGGGCCGCGTCGGACACCTGATCGACACGCCCTTCGTCTACCCCGAGCTGACGGTGCGGGAGAACCTCTGGGCGGCGGCGCGGTTACACGGCGTGCCCGCTGCCGCGGCCGGGGCACGCGCCGACCGCGTTCTGGCCGACCTCGAGCTCGGGCAGTGGGCAGAGCGCCGTGCATCGACGCTTTCGCAGGGCAACCGCCAGCGCGTCGGGCTGGGCAGCGCGCTCGTGCACGGACCGCGGCTGCTCGTCCTGGACGAACCCACCAGTACCCTCGACCCGGCCGGGGTGCTGCTGCTGCGCGAACTGCTACTGGCGCGCGTCGCCACCGGAGCGGCCGCGTTGGTCTCCAGTCACCACCTGGACGAGGTGGCTCGGATAGCCGCCCGCGTGAGCGTCATCCATGACGGCACGATCGTGGGCGAGCTGGACCCGCATGGCGTCGACCTGGAGCGGGCGTTCTTTGCGATGGTGCACGCCGCCGACGAGGAAGCCCGGCGCGTGGAGACACTCCGATGA
- a CDS encoding TetR family transcriptional regulator encodes MTVTGTSRTARTRALLQATALRLFSEQGYDATTVEQIARVAGVSHMTFFRYFPTKDAVVLEDGFDPAIAAAVAAASTELEPLARVCAGLRVALTHVDLPDQEEVRLRVRIAAGHPALRAGTYAATEVTQGEIAEVLVADGVSLFEARVASAAALAALTVALHEWCLSDSNEPMSSRLGAALGVLDGTAMR; translated from the coding sequence ATGACTGTCACCGGTACCAGCAGGACGGCACGTACACGTGCGCTGCTGCAGGCGACGGCACTGAGGCTGTTCTCCGAGCAGGGGTACGACGCGACGACCGTCGAGCAGATCGCGCGAGTGGCCGGCGTGAGTCACATGACGTTCTTCCGGTACTTCCCAACGAAGGATGCGGTCGTGCTGGAGGACGGCTTTGATCCGGCCATTGCGGCTGCTGTAGCCGCCGCATCGACCGAACTCGAGCCCTTGGCGCGGGTGTGCGCGGGGCTCCGTGTCGCGCTCACCCACGTTGACCTGCCAGATCAGGAGGAGGTTCGGCTCCGGGTCCGGATCGCTGCAGGGCACCCGGCGCTTCGAGCCGGGACGTACGCAGCGACCGAAGTCACCCAGGGGGAGATCGCCGAGGTCCTGGTGGCGGACGGTGTCAGCCTGTTCGAGGCCCGCGTCGCCTCGGCGGCTGCGCTGGCCGCGCTCACCGTCGCCCTGCATGAGTGGTGCCTCAGTGACTCGAACGAACCGATGTCGAGTCGGCTGGGCGCCGCACTCGGCGTGCTCGACGGGACGGCGATGCGATGA
- a CDS encoding MOSC domain-containing protein — MTASRVAAVSRDEFHRFSKEPAESITLVAGLGVLGDAHAGTLVQHRSRVRRDPNQPNLRQVHLLHREVFDEARGLGYELAPGDLGENVLTEHLDLLGLPTGALLDLGGPVVRLTGLRNPCAQINDFRTGLLKVVLSRADGTPTDEPPPSTASLTSATPPVIRKAGVMAVVERGGTVWPETPITVTLPDAPRVPLGPV; from the coding sequence ATGACCGCATCCCGGGTTGCAGCCGTCAGCAGAGACGAGTTTCATCGATTCAGCAAGGAGCCTGCCGAGTCGATCACTCTCGTGGCCGGACTCGGTGTGCTCGGCGACGCCCATGCCGGGACGCTGGTGCAGCATCGGTCGCGTGTGCGTCGTGACCCCAACCAGCCGAACCTGCGCCAGGTTCATCTGCTTCACCGCGAGGTGTTCGATGAGGCCCGAGGCCTGGGCTACGAGCTGGCCCCTGGTGATCTCGGCGAGAACGTCCTCACGGAGCATCTTGACCTGCTTGGACTGCCGACCGGAGCTCTGCTCGATCTCGGCGGGCCGGTGGTGCGACTGACGGGCCTACGCAATCCCTGCGCGCAGATCAACGACTTTCGTACCGGCTTGCTCAAGGTGGTGCTGTCCCGTGCAGACGGCACGCCAACCGACGAGCCGCCCCCGTCGACCGCCTCACTGACGTCCGCGACCCCTCCGGTCATTCGCAAGGCGGGGGTCATGGCGGTGGTTGAACGAGGTGGGACCGTCTGGCCGGAGACCCCGATCACCGTGACTCTGCCTGACGCACCCCGCGTCCCCCTCGGCCCCGTCTAG
- a CDS encoding recombinase family protein, which translates to MLIGYARVSTGRQDLAAQLKGLADLGVDQERIYTDKGTGRSTKDRPGLEQAIAALRPGDVLVVTKLDRLARSVPDARDLVGQVYEKGAALQLGPSLHDPEDPVGKFLFNALAMVAEFEADLNRQRTMEGLAIAKAQGRLLGKQPKLNERRTRKLLQEYEDGTATVAQLADDYAVSRATVYRTIQRAKAKGEMSQ; encoded by the coding sequence GTGCTAATCGGCTACGCGCGAGTCTCGACTGGGCGGCAGGACCTTGCCGCTCAGCTGAAGGGGCTGGCCGACCTCGGAGTCGACCAGGAACGGATCTACACCGACAAGGGCACCGGCCGCTCCACGAAGGACCGGCCCGGGCTCGAGCAGGCGATCGCTGCCCTTCGCCCGGGCGATGTGCTCGTGGTGACCAAGCTCGATCGCCTCGCTCGTTCTGTGCCCGACGCTCGTGACCTCGTCGGACAGGTCTACGAGAAGGGTGCGGCGCTCCAGCTGGGTCCGTCGCTGCATGACCCGGAAGACCCTGTCGGCAAGTTCCTGTTCAACGCGCTGGCGATGGTTGCCGAGTTCGAGGCTGACCTGAACCGGCAGCGCACGATGGAAGGGCTGGCGATCGCCAAGGCTCAGGGCCGGCTGCTCGGAAAGCAGCCCAAACTCAACGAGCGACGCACGAGAAAGCTTCTCCAGGAGTACGAGGACGGCACCGCCACCGTGGCCCAACTGGCCGACGACTACGCGGTCTCTCGCGCGACCGTCTACCGGACCATTCAGCGCGCCAAGGCGAAGGGGGAGATGTCGCAGTGA